The Numida meleagris isolate 19003 breed g44 Domestic line chromosome 12, NumMel1.0, whole genome shotgun sequence genome includes a window with the following:
- the GRXCR2 gene encoding glutaredoxin domain-containing cysteine-rich protein 2 isoform X2, with protein sequence MDEPQQQPGQKHEGRPRKVRFRISSACSGRVLKQVYEDGQALEPPAVEQSRRLRHSFEPGVLPEGPALGLPRGGGCGEDGSGPGCPPVGSGLYGASPVIDFGQIIIYTNNLKIIRAPMDQRELMRRIVQTEGVSDWAFVYRERRERIGAGHKKDVEKKVICNQYMQHSQHPGDRRSASSALVPPTWFSFGDH encoded by the exons ATGGAcgagccccagcagcagcccggcCAGAAGCACGAGGGGCGGCCCCGCAAAGTGCGCTTCCGGATCTCGTCGGCGTGCAGCGGCCGCGTGCTGAAGCAGGTGTACGAGGACGGGCAGGCGCTGGAGCCGCCGGCCGTGGAGCAGTCCCGACGGCTGCGGCACAGCTTTGAGCCGGGGGTGCTGCCCGAGGGCCCCGCGCTGGGACTGCCGCGGGGCGGCGGCTGCGGGGAGGATGGGAGCGGCCCCGGCTGTCCCCCCGTTGGCAGCGGGCTCTATGGG GCTTCCCCGGTTATCGACTTTGGTCAGATCATCATCTACACTAACAACCTGAAAATCATCCGTGCGCCAATGGACCAGAGAGAGCTCATGAGAAGGATTGTCCAGACAGAGGGAGTGAGCGACTGGGCCTTTGTGTACcgggaaaggagagaaagaattGGCGCTGgacacaagaaagatgtggaaaagAAGGTTATCTGCAACCAGTACATGCAG cacagccagcaccctGGGGATCGCCGTTCTGCTTCCAGTGCCCTCGTGCCTCCCACTTGGTTTTCCTTTGGAGATCACTGA
- the GRXCR2 gene encoding glutaredoxin domain-containing cysteine-rich protein 2 isoform X1, whose product MDEPQQQPGQKHEGRPRKVRFRISSACSGRVLKQVYEDGQALEPPAVEQSRRLRHSFEPGVLPEGPALGLPRGGGCGEDGSGPGCPPVGSGLYGASPVIDFGQIIIYTNNLKIIRAPMDQRELMRRIVQTEGVSDWAFVYRERRERIGAGHKKDVEKKVICNQYMQERDSERTCSQCKGSGSAPCSLCHGSKFSMLANRFKESYRALRCPACNESGVQPCQICAA is encoded by the exons ATGGAcgagccccagcagcagcccggcCAGAAGCACGAGGGGCGGCCCCGCAAAGTGCGCTTCCGGATCTCGTCGGCGTGCAGCGGCCGCGTGCTGAAGCAGGTGTACGAGGACGGGCAGGCGCTGGAGCCGCCGGCCGTGGAGCAGTCCCGACGGCTGCGGCACAGCTTTGAGCCGGGGGTGCTGCCCGAGGGCCCCGCGCTGGGACTGCCGCGGGGCGGCGGCTGCGGGGAGGATGGGAGCGGCCCCGGCTGTCCCCCCGTTGGCAGCGGGCTCTATGGG GCTTCCCCGGTTATCGACTTTGGTCAGATCATCATCTACACTAACAACCTGAAAATCATCCGTGCGCCAATGGACCAGAGAGAGCTCATGAGAAGGATTGTCCAGACAGAGGGAGTGAGCGACTGGGCCTTTGTGTACcgggaaaggagagaaagaattGGCGCTGgacacaagaaagatgtggaaaagAAGGTTATCTGCAACCAGTACATGCAG GAAAGAGATTCTGAGCGCACTTGCTCCCAGTGTAAAGGATCGGGCTCTGCTCCTTGCTCGCTGTGCCATGGCAGCAAGTTTTCAATGCTGGCAAACAGATTCAAGGAATCCTACAGGGCTCTGCGGTGCCCAGCCTGCAACGAGAGCGGCGTGCAGCCCTGCCAGATCTGCGCTGCGTGA